From the genome of Sporomusa sphaeroides DSM 2875:
ACAAATGATATGGATATAGGCCGAACAATAGGATACCATGCTTTTGCAAATGCTGGTATATTAAAGGGGGGTAACAATGAATGAATTTAGCTTGCTCTCAAGAAACTTTGTTTTAGTTTGTCTTTCCGGCTTTTTATATTTCGGCAGCTTTTACTTATTACTGCCGACAATCCCGCAATTTGTAGCAGAATTGGGAGGAACAACAAGTCAGATCGGGATCGTGGTCGGAATTTTTACTATGGCCTCTGTTATCTTACGACCCTACTTCGGCAAGCAAGCCGATGGCTACGGCCGGAAGAAAATGATGCTATTGGGTGCCGGCTTTTTTTCATTACTATTTGTGCTATATGGGCAGATACAACAGGTTGTTCCGTTGTATGCATTGAGAACATTTCATGGTATTGCCCATGGTTGTTATTTAGCTGCCGCCTTTGCTTATGTTGCAGATTTAGCCCCCCATAACCGGCGCGGAGAAGTCATGGGGGTTTATGGTGTGGCCAATGTGGTGGCGATGGCACTTTTCCCTGCCTGGGGTACTATGATTATCGCGACAACGCATGATTTTTCTCAGTTATTCCTCTATTCTTTCCTTACCGCCGCCGCAGGCTTTTTAGCCACTTGCTTCATTGATGAAATCAGGCCGGAAGCCGGCAATAAACAAACCATCAGTATTTGGGCAGTTGCCCGCCAAAAAGCGGTTATGGTTGCTTCAATGACTTTTTTTGCGGCGGCCACTTTATATGGTGCAATAATCACCTTTTTGCCTGTATATGCACCCAAACAGGGGATAGTTAACTTTGGCGTATTTTTTACAACCTACGCAATCTTTACGCTAATCAGTCGGGTATTAGCCGGAAAGCTGTCTGACCGTTACGGACGGCGGAAAGTAATTCTTCCTTTCCTGGCGCTTTTGGCGATAGCCGCTTTTCTACTGCCATTTTTAGAAAGTGTAGAAATGCTGATTATAATAGCCGGGTTCTTTGGGTTGGGATTTGGTGCATTTATGCCTGCACTCAACGCTTTTGTGGTAGACCGGACATTACCTCATGAGAGAGCAAGCGCACTGGCTTTTTTTACTTCGTTTATGGATATTGGCATTACCACCGGGGCAGTGATACTCGGAATTGTCGGAGAGTACTGGGGATACGGGATAATGTATGGTGTGGGCGGATGTATTATCTGTTTAGGATTTATCGGGTTTTCCCTTGGCTCAAAAGAAGCACAGCGCAATATATAATCAAATCCTGCATCCATATGATAATGGTGCAGGATTTTTATTTCCATAATCGAAGGTGTTAGAGATTGCATAAATAGATGGGAGTGTAAACTATGGAAAAAATAGTTCTTGCAGAGAAATTTAATCTTTTTACAGAGCATTGGAGTCCTAAAATTGTCGCTGAATTAAATGATTCCTATATCAAGCTGGCCAAATTAAAAGGAGAATTTGTTTGGCATCACCATGATGAAGAGGAGGAACTGTTTTTTGTTGTAAAAGGAACATTATTAATAAAATTCAGGGATAAAGAGGTATTGCTGAATGAAGGTGAATGTATTGTCATTCCCAAAGGCGTTGAACATCTTCCTGTTGCAGACGAGGAAGTGCATGTAATGCTTATTGAGCCGAAAACAACGTTAAATACTGGTAATGTGGTAAATGAAAGAACAGTTAAAGCCTTGAACAAAATATAATTCGTAAACAATATGAAATCCAATGAAGTTTTAAAAACTTTATTGGATTTCATATGTTTTTTGTCTCTAGTTAGTTATACCCTGAATTTTCTGATGGTTTCATTAAGAGCAGTAGCCAATTCTGCCAGTGCTTCTGCGCTGCTGCTAATTTCGCTCAGACTGGCGTTCTGTTCTTCAGCTGCCGCTGCCACTGTCTGAGTGCTGGCATTGGTTTTCTCTGATACTGTGCTGATATTCTGCACATTGGCTACAATGGCCTGCATACCTTTGGCCGTCTCTTCAACGGCATGGGTGATCTGTTCCATACCGGACTGTGTTTGTGCCAGTTTTTCAACAATGGCTTCAAACCCTTGCTCGGTTTCTGCGGCAGCAAGTTTTCCGACCTCAACCTCTGTATTCGCCTTATTCACCACATTAACGGAAAAATCAATATCTGTGGTCATCTGGCGGATGATTTCTCCGATATTCCGGGTTGCATCAGCACTCTGTTCCGCGAGTTTCCGTACCTCTTCCGCCACCACAGCAAAGCCCCGGCCTGCCTCACCCGCACGAGCGGCCTCTATGGCAGCGTTAAGAGCAAGCAGATTGGTTTGACTGGCAATATTGCTGATTACAGTAATTATATCCTGTATTTTTGCAGAGCCGGCTACTAGTGAATTAGCTACCTCTTTAATATCCTGCATTGAACTTTCAATGGTTGTATTTTGTGCAACCATTTTCCGGATAAGCAGCATGCCGCGATTGGCATCGGCAACCGCCTCCTGTGTACCATGATTTACCTCGGCAGCGCTGGCGCTCATCTCCTGGGTGCCGGCGGTTACTTGCTCAATGACAGCCGATATCTCTGTAATATTAGTGGTATTCTCGGATGACCCTGCCGCAATCTGCCCGGTAGTATCGGCAATGATCCCGGAGGTGCGCAACTGTTCTTCCACCGTTGAGGTCAGTTCCTCACTGGAGGCCGCCAGTGTATCGGCACTATTTCTAACATTATTAACAATATTCCGCAAGGCGTTTTTCATAGTGATAACGGCTTTTGCCATATCGCCAATTTCATCATTGCGGGTTGAAGCAACATCCGGTGTGCTGATATCCAGACTGCTCACAGCCAACAATTCGTCGCGCAGTATATTAACCCGTGTGGCCAAATTGCGGCTGTACCAGATAACCAGTATAATCGTCACAACAATGACGGCTATGCTGAAACCGATAACAACCCTTAACACCAACTCCTGCTCCTGGTTCAAAAGCTCTACGCTTTGGTGGCGAACCTTATTTTGAATGTCAAAAGCGACCTGAAACTGTGTATTCACTTGTTCTGTTTTTTCCCTGGCTGCAATTATGGCCGCATCCATCCCAGGGTCCTTGGTTTGTTTCATGATAATTATTCTTTTCATATCGTCCACATAGGAAATCACGTCTTTTTCTAATTTTTCCGCCTCTCGTTTGGCTTCCGGTGAATTTACATCTTCCTTAAACTGCTTAATGTCGTTCAAGCTTACAGCATACTTATCCAGGGCAGCTTTTGCGTAATGTTCTTCACCATAGCTCATATATCCCCGGTATTCAGCCACTCCGCTGTGAAAATGGTCTTGAGCCCGGAGCAACTCTACGGTTCTTGCTACAGAACCGGTCAATAAATCCTGATAGTTCACCATCGCCGACTGAAACTGATAAATGATAACCCCCAGTAATACGGCTAAAAATGTAAGGACAATCCCAAACATTGCGCCTAATTGGCTTCTAATTGTTATACGTGTCATTGTTTTCCTCCTCTTTATACCTGGCACCCGGATGTAGCTTTGTACATACCTTTACAGCCGCCAGATTTGAAAATTTCCCAGACCTGTTACCAATGTGGGCTGCTTAGCTTCTAGTTCAGATATTTTAATAATTTCATCAGCAATTATTGTTATCTGAATTCCATCAACATAGATAAGTAGGGAGCTCTGCCTACCTAAATCAGACAGTTTACCCAATTTTGTGTTCCCGATGATTCCCTTAACATATTCAACAGGCACTCCATATTTTGCAGCCCCATATTTGAATATTAATAGCTGTACTTTTTTCACTCTTCTCCTCCTTTATAGTCTTAGGACACATTACTGGCTAAACCCTAGTACCCTGTGTCACCTAAAGGCATGGCTTATTTTGCAGTCTTTTTCCGCACGGCGGAGTCGGCGTCGCCTTACACATGTCCGAGATGCGAGGCTTTTACGCCTGTATTGCGAAAAAATTCTCGGCGACTAATCTCATGTTTAAGTGACGCAGGGTACTAACTTTTTCTGTCAACCCACAGCTACATAATAAAGCAAACGGCAGCAACTAACATCTATCGAAAGTTATACGTCAAAAATAATAAATATTATATGAGACTCCTTTATTTACTTGCTTTTTCCTGGTATTTTACATAATCATAGAAATCTATCGAAAGTTAGAGG
Proteins encoded in this window:
- a CDS encoding MFS transporter, which produces MNEFSLLSRNFVLVCLSGFLYFGSFYLLLPTIPQFVAELGGTTSQIGIVVGIFTMASVILRPYFGKQADGYGRKKMMLLGAGFFSLLFVLYGQIQQVVPLYALRTFHGIAHGCYLAAAFAYVADLAPHNRRGEVMGVYGVANVVAMALFPAWGTMIIATTHDFSQLFLYSFLTAAAGFLATCFIDEIRPEAGNKQTISIWAVARQKAVMVASMTFFAAATLYGAIITFLPVYAPKQGIVNFGVFFTTYAIFTLISRVLAGKLSDRYGRRKVILPFLALLAIAAFLLPFLESVEMLIIIAGFFGLGFGAFMPALNAFVVDRTLPHERASALAFFTSFMDIGITTGAVILGIVGEYWGYGIMYGVGGCIICLGFIGFSLGSKEAQRNI
- a CDS encoding cupin domain-containing protein, producing the protein MEKIVLAEKFNLFTEHWSPKIVAELNDSYIKLAKLKGEFVWHHHDEEEELFFVVKGTLLIKFRDKEVLLNEGECIVIPKGVEHLPVADEEVHVMLIEPKTTLNTGNVVNERTVKALNKI
- a CDS encoding methyl-accepting chemotaxis protein, with protein sequence MTRITIRSQLGAMFGIVLTFLAVLLGVIIYQFQSAMVNYQDLLTGSVARTVELLRAQDHFHSGVAEYRGYMSYGEEHYAKAALDKYAVSLNDIKQFKEDVNSPEAKREAEKLEKDVISYVDDMKRIIIMKQTKDPGMDAAIIAAREKTEQVNTQFQVAFDIQNKVRHQSVELLNQEQELVLRVVIGFSIAVIVVTIILVIWYSRNLATRVNILRDELLAVSSLDISTPDVASTRNDEIGDMAKAVITMKNALRNIVNNVRNSADTLAASSEELTSTVEEQLRTSGIIADTTGQIAAGSSENTTNITEISAVIEQVTAGTQEMSASAAEVNHGTQEAVADANRGMLLIRKMVAQNTTIESSMQDIKEVANSLVAGSAKIQDIITVISNIASQTNLLALNAAIEAARAGEAGRGFAVVAEEVRKLAEQSADATRNIGEIIRQMTTDIDFSVNVVNKANTEVEVGKLAAAETEQGFEAIVEKLAQTQSGMEQITHAVEETAKGMQAIVANVQNISTVSEKTNASTQTVAAAAEEQNASLSEISSSAEALAELATALNETIRKFRV